Proteins co-encoded in one Prunus persica cultivar Lovell chromosome G6, Prunus_persica_NCBIv2, whole genome shotgun sequence genomic window:
- the LOC18773096 gene encoding actin-related protein 8 isoform X1: MTTLIRKVWESVSSRKGSNTESTSSSSSSSSLATSSTACLGAFDRVPTDLLMQIVRLVGPKEAAKLSAVCKAWRCLVSDNELWIFFLQNQKKQEEPHWDSFLFSETHLRSGYPLQPFWSQMPQLSFMAIYGQREQVPGSVIIDGGSGYCKFGWSKYACPSGRSATFLEFGNVESPMYSRLRHFFVTIYSRMQVKPSSQPVVLSIPICHYDDTESAKASRRQLKEAIYKVLFDINVPAVCAINQATLALFAARRTSGIVVNIGFQVTSIVPILNGKVMRKVGVEVMGLGALKLTGFLRELMQQNNIGFESLYTVRTLKENLCYVAADYEAELSKNTQASFEATGEGWFTLSKERFQTGEILFQPRLAGVRTMGLHQAVALCMDHCHSAELTDDDAWFKTVVLSGGSACLPGLAGRLEKELHGLLPPSVSKGITVIPPPYGADTAWFGAKLISNVSTFPGPWCMTRKQFRQKSKAKLMW, translated from the exons ATGACGACTTTGATCAGAAAAGTGTGGGAGTCGGTGTCGAGCCGCAAGGGCTCGAACACGGAGTCAACGTCATCGTCATCGTCATCGTCATCTTTGGCGACGTCCTCGACGGCCTGTTTGGGGGCCTTCGATCGGGTACCGACAGACCTACTGATGCAAATCGTGAGACTGGTGGGGCCCAAGGAAGCAGCGAAATTGAGCGCTGTGTGCAAAGCCTGGAGGTGTCTGGTCTCAGACAATGAGCTGTGGATTTTCTTTCTACAGAATCAGAAGAAGCAGGAAGAGCCTCACTGGgattcctttcttttctctgaAACCCATTTGAGATCCGGTTACCCACTTCA ACCATTCTGGAGTCAGATGCCCCAGTTGTCCTTCATGGCTATTTATGGCCAACGAGAGCAAGTTCCTGGTTCTGTTATCATTGATG GGGGCTCTGGCTATTGCAAGTTTGGCTGGAGTAAATATGCTTGCCCATCTGGGCGGTCAGCAACCTTTTTG GAGTTTGGTAACGTTGAGTCTCCAATGTACTCTAGACTCCGCCACTTCTTTGTAACTATTTACAGCAG GATGCAGGTGAAACCATCTTCACAGCCAGTGGTTCTGTCTATACCCATCTGCCATTATGACG ATACAGAATCTGCCAAAGCATCAAGACGACAACTCAAAGAAGCCATATATAAAGTACTCTTTGACATAAATGTCCCTGCTGTTTGTGCCATTAATCAG GCAACTTTAGCTTTATTCGCAGCAAGAAGGACCTCAGGGATTGTTGTAAACATTGGTTTCCAGGTCACTTCTATTGTTCCAA TTTTAAATGGTAAAGTAATGCGCAAGGTGGGCGTGGAAGTTATGGGATTGGGAGCATTAAAGCTTACAGGATTCCTTAGGGAGCTGATGCAGCAGAACAATATTGGTTTTGAATCACTGTACACTGTTCGGACTCTGAAAGAG AACTTATGTTATGTTGCTGCTGATTATGAAGCTGAGCTATCTAAAAATACACAAGCGTCATTTGAAGCCACTGGAGAAGGTTGGTTTACTCTTTCAAAAGAGAGGTTTCAAACAGGAGAAATCTTATTCCAGCCACGGCTTGCAGGAGT GCGTACTATGGGTTTGCACCAGGCTGTTGCTCTTTGTATGGACCATTGTCATTCTGCAGAACTAACAGATGATGATGCTTGGTTCAAGACTGTAGTCTTGTCAGGAGGGAGTGCATGTTTACCTGGACTTGCAG gaagGTTAGAGAAGGAATTACATGGACTTCTCCCTCCATCTGTATCTAAAGGAATCACAGTCATTCCCCCTCCATATGGTGCAGATACTGCATGGTTTGGGGCCAAGCTGATCAGCAAC GTGAGCACCTTCCCCGGTCCTTGGTGCATGACAAGGAAGCAGTTCCGGCAGAAGTCTAAAGCCAAGCTTATGTGGTGA
- the LOC18773096 gene encoding actin-related protein 8 isoform X2: protein MTTLIRKVWESVSSRKGSNTESTSSSSSSSSLATSSTACLGAFDRVPTDLLMQIVRLVGPKEAAKLSAVCKAWRCLVSDNELWIFFLQNQKKQEEPHWDSFLFSETHLRSGYPLQPFWSQMPQLSFMAIYGQREQVPGSVIIDGGSGYCKFGWSKYACPSGRSATFLEFGNVESPMYSRLRHFFVTIYSRMQVKPSSQPVVLSIPICHYDESAKASRRQLKEAIYKVLFDINVPAVCAINQATLALFAARRTSGIVVNIGFQVTSIVPILNGKVMRKVGVEVMGLGALKLTGFLRELMQQNNIGFESLYTVRTLKENLCYVAADYEAELSKNTQASFEATGEGWFTLSKERFQTGEILFQPRLAGVRTMGLHQAVALCMDHCHSAELTDDDAWFKTVVLSGGSACLPGLAGRLEKELHGLLPPSVSKGITVIPPPYGADTAWFGAKLISNVSTFPGPWCMTRKQFRQKSKAKLMW from the exons ATGACGACTTTGATCAGAAAAGTGTGGGAGTCGGTGTCGAGCCGCAAGGGCTCGAACACGGAGTCAACGTCATCGTCATCGTCATCGTCATCTTTGGCGACGTCCTCGACGGCCTGTTTGGGGGCCTTCGATCGGGTACCGACAGACCTACTGATGCAAATCGTGAGACTGGTGGGGCCCAAGGAAGCAGCGAAATTGAGCGCTGTGTGCAAAGCCTGGAGGTGTCTGGTCTCAGACAATGAGCTGTGGATTTTCTTTCTACAGAATCAGAAGAAGCAGGAAGAGCCTCACTGGgattcctttcttttctctgaAACCCATTTGAGATCCGGTTACCCACTTCA ACCATTCTGGAGTCAGATGCCCCAGTTGTCCTTCATGGCTATTTATGGCCAACGAGAGCAAGTTCCTGGTTCTGTTATCATTGATG GGGGCTCTGGCTATTGCAAGTTTGGCTGGAGTAAATATGCTTGCCCATCTGGGCGGTCAGCAACCTTTTTG GAGTTTGGTAACGTTGAGTCTCCAATGTACTCTAGACTCCGCCACTTCTTTGTAACTATTTACAGCAG GATGCAGGTGAAACCATCTTCACAGCCAGTGGTTCTGTCTATACCCATCTGCCATTATGACG AATCTGCCAAAGCATCAAGACGACAACTCAAAGAAGCCATATATAAAGTACTCTTTGACATAAATGTCCCTGCTGTTTGTGCCATTAATCAG GCAACTTTAGCTTTATTCGCAGCAAGAAGGACCTCAGGGATTGTTGTAAACATTGGTTTCCAGGTCACTTCTATTGTTCCAA TTTTAAATGGTAAAGTAATGCGCAAGGTGGGCGTGGAAGTTATGGGATTGGGAGCATTAAAGCTTACAGGATTCCTTAGGGAGCTGATGCAGCAGAACAATATTGGTTTTGAATCACTGTACACTGTTCGGACTCTGAAAGAG AACTTATGTTATGTTGCTGCTGATTATGAAGCTGAGCTATCTAAAAATACACAAGCGTCATTTGAAGCCACTGGAGAAGGTTGGTTTACTCTTTCAAAAGAGAGGTTTCAAACAGGAGAAATCTTATTCCAGCCACGGCTTGCAGGAGT GCGTACTATGGGTTTGCACCAGGCTGTTGCTCTTTGTATGGACCATTGTCATTCTGCAGAACTAACAGATGATGATGCTTGGTTCAAGACTGTAGTCTTGTCAGGAGGGAGTGCATGTTTACCTGGACTTGCAG gaagGTTAGAGAAGGAATTACATGGACTTCTCCCTCCATCTGTATCTAAAGGAATCACAGTCATTCCCCCTCCATATGGTGCAGATACTGCATGGTTTGGGGCCAAGCTGATCAGCAAC GTGAGCACCTTCCCCGGTCCTTGGTGCATGACAAGGAAGCAGTTCCGGCAGAAGTCTAAAGCCAAGCTTATGTGGTGA
- the LOC18775357 gene encoding GPI-anchored protein LLG1, producing MVLNQSFCFSFAIIFFFLLMGFPASSSSPTFISDGIFESQASIGRNLLQAKKGCPVNFEFLNYTVITSRCKGPQYPAAQCCDAFKELACPYTDVLNDLTNECASIMFSYINLYGNYPPGLFANECHEGKEGLLCPALPPSASADDVNGVHTTCNRSPLLMLTAGFVVLLFRLL from the exons ATGGTGTTGAATCAAAGCTTTTGCTTCAGCTTTGcaattatcttcttcttccttttgatgggttttcctgcgtcttcttcttctcctacTTTCATTTCAG ATGGTATCTTTGAATCTCAGGCTTCAATCGGCCGGAACCTACTGCAGGCCAAGAAAG GCTGTCCGGTGAACTTTGAGTTTTTGAACTACACTGTTATCACAAGCCGATGCAAAGGACCACAGTACCCTGCTGCCCAGTGTTGTGATGCATTCAAGGAATTGGCTTGTCCTTATACAGATGTGCTGAATGACTTGACAAATGAATGTGCTTCAATTATGTTCAGCTACATTAACCTCTATGGAAACTACCCACCGGGGCTTTTTGCCAATGAGTGCCATGAAGGGAAGGAAGGTCTTCTATGCCCTGCATTACCACCATCAGCGTCGGCTGACGATGTAAATGGTGTTCATACCACATGCAATCGATCTCCATTGCTAATGCTCACAGCTGGTTTCGTAGTATTGTTATTCAGGTTATTATGA
- the LOC18772134 gene encoding pentatricopeptide repeat-containing protein At5g66520 — MAIIAALAPPSLANQNKLPSFSSKIPVRMPTTLVFLRMCSNFLEVRQVHAQLVVSGLLDRPPNAGRLLQSYVTVSQIYHASSVFDRISCPDVFAYNNMIRGLILGKCPNNSLLLYNKLVLDGLKPDSYTYAFVLKACSQLSAIFEGRQVHCRIVKAGTAMDTHVHSSLIHMYSSSTDSLVCAEQVLAGFPEENTIAKNSLISGYLSQGEVEKAREMFDNMVQKDDASWSAMIAGYTKNGMSAEALGLFQKMMTISEVSPNEATLVSSLSACAHLGALDQGKWIHAYADKIGAKISVTLGTALIDMYAKCGSIEHGYEVFKKMPQKDLVAWGVIISGFAIHGQAEKCFELFDDMVANGTYPNEIIFVAILSACSHAGYVEMGYQYFYQMVHEYGIRPSIEHYGCMVDLLGRAGRLAEAEELIMSLPEKPNSVIWGALLGACRMHNDLRRGNLAFKHLTELEPMSGDRYKLAGLMFAKAGEKETATKITKLIRENNLETTRGLSFIEIDGVVHDFEAGTINHSKYNEIYKMWGEGLIDF, encoded by the coding sequence ATGGCAATCATTGCTGCTCTTGCTCCTCCGTCTCTTGCCAATCAGAACAAGTTACCATCCTTCTCTTCGAAAATCCCGGTTAGAATGCCAACCACTCTGGTTTTTCTTCGAATGTGTAGCAACTTCTTGGAAGTAAGACAAGTACATGCTCAATTAGTTGTATCAGGACTGCTTGACCGCCCTCCAAATGCAGGGAGGCTTCTTCAGTCCTATGTTACAGTGTCACAAATTTACCATGCCTCATCAGTTTTCGATAGAATATCTTGTCCTGATGTATTTGCCTACAATAACATGATCAGAGGATTGATACTGGGTAAGTGCCCAAATAATTCTTTGTTGCTGTATAATAAACTTGTACTAGATGGCTTAAAACCAGACAGTTACACTTATGCCTTTGTTCTTAAAGCATGTTCCCAACTGAGTGCAATCTTTGAAGGTAGACAAGTGCATTGCCGGATAGTTAAGGCCGGCACAGCAATGGATACACACGTTCATAGCTCACTAATACACATGTACTCGAGTTCAACGGACAGTTTGGTCTGTGCAGAACAAGTTCTTGCAGGCTTCCCTGAAGAGAACACGATTGCGAAGAACTCGTTGATTTCAGGGTACCTCAGTCAGGGTGAAGTAGAGAAGGCTAGAGAAATGTTTGATAACATGGTACAAAAGGATGACGCATCTTGGAGCGCAATGATAGCAGGGTACACAAAGAATGGTATGTCTGCAGAAGCATTAGGCCTCTTTCAGAAGATGATGACGATTTCCGAAGTTTCTCCAAATGAGGCAACCCTTGTGAGCTCATTGTCTGCCTGTGCTCATTTGGGAGCTTTAGACCAAGGAAAATGGATACATGCATATGCTGATAAAATTGGGGCTAAGATTAGTGTCACTCTTGGTACTGCTCTCATAGACATGTATGCCAAATGTGGCAGCATTGAACATGGCTATGAAGTCTTTAAGAAGATGCCACAAAAAGATTTAGTTGCTTGGGGGGTTATTATTTCTGGTTTTGCCATACACGGGCAAGCTGAAAAGTGCTTTGAACTGTTTGATGACATGGTTGCTAATGGAACTTATCCGAATGAGATAATTTTTGTGGCTATTTTATCTGCTTGCTCCCATGCCGGCTATGTTGAAATGGGATATCAGTACTTTTATCAAATGGTGCATGAGTATGGGATAAGACCATCCATTGAACATTATGGATGCATGGTGGACCTTCTTGGCCGTGCCGGGCGGCTGGCTGAGGCGGAAGAACTTATCATGTCACTGCCAGAAAAGCCCAATTCGGTTATATGGGGTGCGTTACTTGGTGCCTGTAGGATGCACAATGACCTGAGGAGAGGGAACCTTGCTTTCAAGCACTTGACTGAACTTGAGCCAATGTCTGGCGACAGATATAAACTTGCAGGGCTTATGTTCGCTAAGGCTGGGGAAAAGGAAACTGCAACTAAAATTACGAAGCTCATCAGAGAAAATAACTTGGAGACAACTCGTGGACTGAGCTTCATTGAAATTGATGGTGTGGTCCATGACTTTGAAGCAGGGACTATTAATCATAGCAAGTACAATGAAATCTACAAGATGTGGGGGGAAGGGTTAATAGATTTTTAG
- the LOC18772941 gene encoding phosphatidylinositol/phosphatidylcholine transfer protein SFH13 isoform X1 translates to MSGLEGLGACDEIRDRRSDFENSEEERRRSRICNLKKKAINASSKFTHSLKKRGKRKIDYRVPSVSIEDVRDEKEESAVQELRQRLLDMDLLPARHDDYHTLLRFLKARDLNIEKTIHLWEEMLKWRKEFGTDTILEDFEFEELDEVLQYYPQGYHGVDKEGRPVYIERLGKAHPSRLMQITSIERYLKYHVQEFERALQEKFPACSIAAKRQICSTTTILDVQGLGMKNFTRTAANLLGAMTKIDTNYYPETLHRMYIVNAGPGFKKMLWPAAQKFLDVKTIAKIQVLEPKSLSKLLEVIDSSQLPDFLGGSCTCSAEGGCLKSNKGPWNDIEIMKLLHAAEATFVREITRVSNEQQKLDSYIQIRPLKGRTSDTSFVESASDNDDPCSSLGRRSSTFPPLDALNEEASDPNAYYSCDDNLPLVEKAVTSDQGVGHRQGQSLNYSVENVSREATSNSEGSSVNFRHNIVKDQIERGDFSRVARMLISFLVRVIPFSHILRFEFWGRKNNIYPSNLVESNTHSQSPTPIPEAVNEEDYVLPCLQRLQQLEKVYEDLNNKPAAIPLEKERMLMDSLDRIKSVEHDLEQTKRVLHSAVVKQLEIAKLLDNLQESKFRQKRPFC, encoded by the exons ATGTCAG GCCTAGAAGGGCTGGGAGCTTGTGATGAAATTCGAGATAGAAGGTCAGACTTTGAGAATTCTGAAGAGGAGAGACGACGCTCAAGGATTTGCAACCTCAAGAAGAAGGCGATAAATGCTTCAAGCAAGTTTACTCACTCTCTtaagaaaaggggaaaaaggaaaatcgaTTACCGGGTTCCATCAGTTTCCATAGAAGATGTACGTGATGAAAAAGAGGAGAGTGCTGTCCAAGAATTGCGTCAAAGACTCCTTGACATGGACTTGTTGCCAGCGAGGCATGATGACTACCATACTTTGTTGAG ATTTTTGAAAGCTAGAGACCTTAACATTGAAAAAACAATCCATTTGTGGGAAGAAATGCTTAAATGGAGAAAAGAATTTGGAACAGACACCATTTTGGAG GATTTCGAATTTGAAGAGCTTGATGAAGTATTGCAATATTACCCTCAAGGGTACCATGGGGTTGATAAAGAAGGCAGACCAGTTTACATAGAAAGGCTAGGAAAAGCTCATCCAAGTAGGCTTATGCAAATCACCAGTATAGAGCGATACTTAAAGTATCATGTCCAAGAATTTGAGAGAGCTCTACAGGAGAAATTCCCTGCTTGTTCAATTGCAGCAAAGAGACAGATCTGTTCAACAACAACCATACTTGATGTACAAGGCTTG gGCATGAAAAATTTCACAAGGACTGCTGCGAATCTCTTGGGTGCGATGACAAAGATAGACACCAATTACTACCCTGAG ACATTACACCGAATGTACATTGTCAATGCTGGCCCTGGATTTAAGAAGATGCTTTGGCCTGCAGCACAGAAATTTCTTGATGTAAAGACTATTGCAAAGATACAG GTTCTGGAACCCAAATCTTTGTCTAAACTACTGGAAGTCATTGATTCAAG TCAGTTGCCAGACTTCCTGGGCGGATCATGTACATGTTCTGCTGAAGGAGGCTGCCTTAAGTCTAATAAAGGTCCATGGAATGACATAGAGATAATGAAG CTTCTGCATGCTGCTGAAGCAACATTTGTGAGGGAAATCACCAGAGTGTCTAATGAACAGCAGAAACTTGACTCTTATATTCAAATACGCCCACTGAAG GGCAGAACAAGTGATACATCATTTGTAGAATCGGCGTCAGATAATGATGATCCTTGTTCTTCGCTAGGACGAAGGAGTTCTACGTTTCCTCCTTTGGACGCACTTAATGAAGAA GCATCAGATCCAAATGCTTACTACAGCTGTGATGATAATTTGCCTCTGGTTGAGAAAGCTGTAACAAGTGATCAAGGAGTGGGACATCGTCAGGGTCAGTCACTTAATTATAGCGTGGAAAATGTTTCTCGTGAGGCAACATCAAATTCAGAAG GTAGTTCAGTTAACTTTCGGCATAACATTGTTAAGGACCAAATTGAGAGGGGGGACTTCTCTCGTGTGGCAAGAATGCTAATATCTTTCCTGGTCAGAGTAATACCATTTTCTCATATTCTACGATTTGAATTTTGGGGAAGGAAGAACAACATTTATCCATCTAATTTGGTGGAAAGCAACACACATAGCCAGTCACCAACACCAATACCTGAAGCTGTGAATGAAGAAGACTATGTCCTCCCATGTTTACAGCGTCTTCAACAGCTAGAAAAGGTATATGAGGACCTTAACAACAAGCCTGCTGCGATTCCTTTAGAGAAGGAGCGAATGTTGATGGACTCTTTGGACAGGATAAAGTCTGTTGAACATGATCTTGAGCAAACAAAAAGA GTACTGCATTCTGCAGTGGTAAAGCAACTAGAGATTGCTAAGTTGCTGGATAATCTGCAGGAATCTAAATTTCGT CAGAAGAGACCGTTTTGTTGA
- the LOC18774925 gene encoding ubiquitin-conjugating enzyme E2-17 kDa has translation MASKRINKELKDLQKDPPASCSAGPVADDMFHWQATIMGPADSPFAGGVFLVSIHFPPDYPFKPPKVAFRTKVYHPNINSNGSICLDILKEQWSPALTISKVLLSICSLLTDPNPDDPLVPEIAHMYKTDRVKYETTARSWTQKYAMG, from the exons ATGGCCTCAAAGCGAATCAACAAGGAGTTGAAGGACCTTCAGAAAGACCCACCCGCATCCTGCAGTGCTG GTCCTGTTGCTGATGATATGTTCCACTGGCAAGCGACTATTATGGGTCCAGCAGACAGCCCATTTGCTGGAGGTGTTTTTCTTGTATCCATTCACTTCCCACCTGATTACCCTTTCAAGCCACCCAAG GTTGCCTTCCGGACAAAAGTCTACCATCCGAACATTAATAGCAATGGCAGTATCTGCCTTGACATCCTCAAAGAGCAGTGGAGCCCTGCCCTGACCATTTCCAAG GTACTTCTCTCCATATGCTCGCTGCTGACAGATCCAAACCCCGATGATCCTCTGGTGCCTGAGATTGCTCACATGTACAAGACTGATAGAGTGAAGTATGAGACAACTGCTCGATCCTGGACTCAGAAGTATGCCATGGGCTAG
- the LOC18773017 gene encoding probable calcium-binding protein CML21, translated as MGAVVGKGDSPRQFSIHETKLEAKMVEAMKRRAVKGSVMKSFDSLILKFRKIDESLRKCKAIFEQFDEDSNGAIDQEEMKKCFYKLEVSFTDEEISDLFEACDINEDMGIKFNEFIVLICLVYLLKDDSNDVHTKLHMEMPDLEATFETLVDAFVFLDKNKDGYVSKSEMVQAINETTTGERSSGRIAMKRFEEMDWDKNGMVNFKEFLFAFTRWIGIDDLEDEDED; from the exons atgggggctGTAGTGGGAAAGGGCGATTCCCCTAGACAGTTTTCAATCCATGAAACGAAGCTAGAGGCCAAAATGGTTGAAGCTATGAAGCGCAGAGCAGTTAAAGGAAGTGTTATGAAATCGTTTGACAGCCTCATCTTGAAGTTTCGAAAGATTGACGAAAGCTTAAGAAAGTGCAAGGCTATTTTTGAGCAATTTG ATGAGGATTCAAATGGCGCAATCGATCAAGAAGAGATGAAAAAATGTTTTTATAAACTGGAAGTCTCTTTTACAGATGAGGAAATCAGTGATCTCTTTGAGGCATGTGATATTAATGAGGACATGGGTATCAAGTTTAATGAGTTCATTGTTCTTATTTGCCTAGTATATCTTCTCAAGGATGACAGTAATGACGTTCACACT AAATTGCATATGGAAATGCCAGATCTGGAGGCGACATTCGAAACATTGGTAGACGCATTTGTGTTCTTGGATAAGAACAAGGATGGTTATGTCAGCAAGAGTGAAATGGTCCAGGCCATTAATGAAACTACAACAGGAGAACGATCCTCTGGCCGAATAGCCATGAAAAGATTTG AAGAGATGGACTGGGACAAAAATGGAATGGTGAACTTCAAGGAGTTTCTGTTTGCATTTACCCGATGGATCGGAATTGACGATCTAGAGGACGAGGATGAGGACTGA
- the LOC18772941 gene encoding phosphatidylinositol/phosphatidylcholine transfer protein SFH13 isoform X2, with protein sequence MSGLEGLGACDEIRDRRSDFENSEEERRRSRICNLKKKAINASSKFTHSLKKRGKRKIDYRVPSVSIEDVRDEKEESAVQELRQRLLDMDLLPARHDDYHTLLRFLKARDLNIEKTIHLWEEMLKWRKEFGTDTILEDFEFEELDEVLQYYPQGYHGVDKEGRPVYIERLGKAHPSRLMQITSIERYLKYHVQEFERALQEKFPACSIAAKRQICSTTTILDVQGLGMKNFTRTAANLLGAMTKIDTNYYPETLHRMYIVNAGPGFKKMLWPAAQKFLDVKTIAKIQVLEPKSLSKLLEVIDSSQLPDFLGGSCTCSAEGGCLKSNKGPWNDIEIMKLLHAAEATFVREITRVSNEQQKLDSYIQIRPLKGRTSDTSFVESASDNDDPCSSLGRRSSTFPPLDALNEEASDPNAYYSCDDNLPLVEKAVTSDQGVGHRQGQSLNYSVENVSREATSNSEGSSVNFRHNIVKDQIERGDFSRVARMLISFLVRVIPFSHILRFEFWGRKNNIYPSNLVESNTHSQSPTPIPEAVNEEDYVLPCLQRLQQLEKVYEDLNNKPAAIPLEKERMLMDSLDRIKSVEHDLEQTKRVLHSAVVKQLEIAKLLDNLQESKFRKRPFC encoded by the exons ATGTCAG GCCTAGAAGGGCTGGGAGCTTGTGATGAAATTCGAGATAGAAGGTCAGACTTTGAGAATTCTGAAGAGGAGAGACGACGCTCAAGGATTTGCAACCTCAAGAAGAAGGCGATAAATGCTTCAAGCAAGTTTACTCACTCTCTtaagaaaaggggaaaaaggaaaatcgaTTACCGGGTTCCATCAGTTTCCATAGAAGATGTACGTGATGAAAAAGAGGAGAGTGCTGTCCAAGAATTGCGTCAAAGACTCCTTGACATGGACTTGTTGCCAGCGAGGCATGATGACTACCATACTTTGTTGAG ATTTTTGAAAGCTAGAGACCTTAACATTGAAAAAACAATCCATTTGTGGGAAGAAATGCTTAAATGGAGAAAAGAATTTGGAACAGACACCATTTTGGAG GATTTCGAATTTGAAGAGCTTGATGAAGTATTGCAATATTACCCTCAAGGGTACCATGGGGTTGATAAAGAAGGCAGACCAGTTTACATAGAAAGGCTAGGAAAAGCTCATCCAAGTAGGCTTATGCAAATCACCAGTATAGAGCGATACTTAAAGTATCATGTCCAAGAATTTGAGAGAGCTCTACAGGAGAAATTCCCTGCTTGTTCAATTGCAGCAAAGAGACAGATCTGTTCAACAACAACCATACTTGATGTACAAGGCTTG gGCATGAAAAATTTCACAAGGACTGCTGCGAATCTCTTGGGTGCGATGACAAAGATAGACACCAATTACTACCCTGAG ACATTACACCGAATGTACATTGTCAATGCTGGCCCTGGATTTAAGAAGATGCTTTGGCCTGCAGCACAGAAATTTCTTGATGTAAAGACTATTGCAAAGATACAG GTTCTGGAACCCAAATCTTTGTCTAAACTACTGGAAGTCATTGATTCAAG TCAGTTGCCAGACTTCCTGGGCGGATCATGTACATGTTCTGCTGAAGGAGGCTGCCTTAAGTCTAATAAAGGTCCATGGAATGACATAGAGATAATGAAG CTTCTGCATGCTGCTGAAGCAACATTTGTGAGGGAAATCACCAGAGTGTCTAATGAACAGCAGAAACTTGACTCTTATATTCAAATACGCCCACTGAAG GGCAGAACAAGTGATACATCATTTGTAGAATCGGCGTCAGATAATGATGATCCTTGTTCTTCGCTAGGACGAAGGAGTTCTACGTTTCCTCCTTTGGACGCACTTAATGAAGAA GCATCAGATCCAAATGCTTACTACAGCTGTGATGATAATTTGCCTCTGGTTGAGAAAGCTGTAACAAGTGATCAAGGAGTGGGACATCGTCAGGGTCAGTCACTTAATTATAGCGTGGAAAATGTTTCTCGTGAGGCAACATCAAATTCAGAAG GTAGTTCAGTTAACTTTCGGCATAACATTGTTAAGGACCAAATTGAGAGGGGGGACTTCTCTCGTGTGGCAAGAATGCTAATATCTTTCCTGGTCAGAGTAATACCATTTTCTCATATTCTACGATTTGAATTTTGGGGAAGGAAGAACAACATTTATCCATCTAATTTGGTGGAAAGCAACACACATAGCCAGTCACCAACACCAATACCTGAAGCTGTGAATGAAGAAGACTATGTCCTCCCATGTTTACAGCGTCTTCAACAGCTAGAAAAGGTATATGAGGACCTTAACAACAAGCCTGCTGCGATTCCTTTAGAGAAGGAGCGAATGTTGATGGACTCTTTGGACAGGATAAAGTCTGTTGAACATGATCTTGAGCAAACAAAAAGA GTACTGCATTCTGCAGTGGTAAAGCAACTAGAGATTGCTAAGTTGCTGGATAATCTGCAGGAATCTAAATTTCGT AAGAGACCGTTTTGTTGA